A genomic window from Scomber scombrus chromosome 18, fScoSco1.1, whole genome shotgun sequence includes:
- the atf7ip2 gene encoding activating transcription factor 7-interacting protein 2 isoform X2, protein MKRLPTNSTLSGASNKKIKISQSEVQTLIEQEVRSAVEKNDTKLQNLAEAIQRLNGEFDYETAMKKLEARVKMVTKRAEAILANITKTQKKTPLASHDNVDVRRTYSEDETMEAVSHIDKKSTDCIDMSRDVLQMMETTKGALKKMRADKDALTSAIADLSDELPLPLPPHASSEFTGRHRRIKKEPDDFKEFNQLKEPKSVRVKQECFSHDDSYSFKQTGLKQSPLPSHVTVTIERTHSEDETMETMSHIGTDCADMNKDVFQENENKFEEFMKLKEPKCEGLKQECVSPGDGNCSQHTDSEQEEDEVSYPPLPTPTFPSVMSIEAASYNMPKRLLVHLALIKQPAGLSVLWNVEEEDLSDPPMDSYSIYITMEKVKGCGIFTNWKTLDEVRASPLPMYAWIPKYKPGYKMCVAVVGKDKFGRYGPYSKVVTAVIPE, encoded by the exons ATGAAGAGGTTGCCCACCAATTCAACTCTTTCTGGAGCCAGTAACAAAAAGATCAAAATCTCCCAATCTGAA gtaCAGACACTGATCGAGCAGGAGGTTCGCAGTGCAGTGGAAAAGAATGATACAAAGCTGCAGAATTTAGCAGAGGCTATTCAGCGGCTAAATGGTGAATTTGACTATGAAACCGCCATGAAAAAATTGGAG GCCCGTGTTAAGATGGTGACTAAGAGAGCAGAAGCCATTCTTGCcaacataacaaaaacacagaaaaag ACTCCACTGGCATCTCATGATAATGTGGACGTCAGGAG GACATACTCTGAGGATGAAACCATGGAAGCCGTGTCACACA tagacAAAAAGAGCACAGATTGCATAGACATGAGCAGAGACGTCTTGCAGATGATG GAAACTACTAAAGGGGCACTAAAGAAGATGCGTGCAGATAAAGATG CTTTGACGAGTGCTATAGCAGATTTAAGTGACGAGCTGCctcttccacttcctcctcATGCCTCTTCTGAGTTTACG GGACGTCACAGGCGCATAAAGAAAGAGCCAGATGATTTTAAGGAGTTCAACCAGCTGAAGGAGCCGAAATCAGTTCGTGTGAAACAGGAATGCTTCTCTCATGATGATAGTTACAGTTTCAAGCAAACAGGCCTAAAGCAG AGTCCACTGCCATCTCATGTTACTGTGACCATTGAAAG GACACACTCTGAGGATGAAACCATGGAGACCATGTCACACA ttgGCACAGATTGCGCGGACATGAACAAAGACGTGTTTCAG gaaaatgaaaacaagtttgAGGAGTTCATGAAGTTAAAGGAGCCCAAGTGTGAGGGTTTGAAACAGGAATGCGTCTCTCCTGGCGATGGTAACTGTTCCCAGCACACCGACTCAGAGCAG GAAGAGGATGAGGTCTCCTATCCTCCTCTTCCCACTCCCACTTTTCCCTCCGTCATGAGCATAGAGGCTGCCTCGTACAACATGCCAAAGAGACTACTAGTACACCTGGCTCTCATCAAGCAACCTGCTGGCCTTTCTGTGCTCTGGAacgtggaggaggaggacctTTCAGATCCACCCATGGATAGTTACAG CATCTACATAACCATGGAAAAAGTTAAGGGTTGCGGCATCTTCACAAATTGGAAAACCCTTGATGAGGTGAGGGCCAGCCCTCTGCCCATGTATGCATGGATCCCCAAGTACAAGCCTGGGTACAAGatgtgtgttgctgttgtggGCAAAGACAAGTTTGGCCGGTATGGACCCTATAGTAAAGTTGTAACTGCAGTCATACCTGAATAA